In one Echinicola marina genomic region, the following are encoded:
- a CDS encoding BlaI/MecI/CopY family transcriptional regulator: MKLAPSEEQLMNYLWKLEKAFMKDLLEAYPDPKPAPTTVATLLKRMTEKKFVAFKTFGNSREYYPLIKKSAYFSKQVKGIIKNFFDNSPSQFASFFTSETDLSQEELEELKQLIDRQIENKKQ; this comes from the coding sequence ATGAAACTCGCTCCAAGTGAAGAACAGTTGATGAATTACCTTTGGAAATTGGAAAAGGCCTTTATGAAAGACCTTCTTGAAGCCTATCCAGATCCCAAACCAGCCCCAACTACAGTGGCCACGCTTTTGAAAAGAATGACAGAAAAGAAATTTGTGGCCTTTAAAACTTTCGGCAATTCTAGGGAATACTATCCCCTCATAAAAAAGAGCGCTTATTTCAGTAAACAGGTAAAAGGAATCATTAAAAATTTCTTTGATAATAGCCCTTCTCAGTTCGCCTCTTTCTTTACCTCAGAGACAGACCTGAGCCAAGAGGAACTGGAAGAACTCAAACAGTTGATTGACCGTCAAATTGAAAACAAAAAGCAATGA
- a CDS encoding M56 family metallopeptidase, producing MIAYLIKSTISLLILYLAYHFLLSKEKAYQFNRYFLLGSLIFSLSVPFLQSPLKPYTKLVKVTPTFESLTADELMPADPIVTNSTPISLESEAKNMVSPKQSLSVWTILLAIYSLILIILVIRMVLNLHTLFLRAKSATIINQGTYKAVLSKGKDLPFTFLKYVFLEKSQFLNGQINSQLLLHEKIHAHQCHSLDILFIEVLKIIFWFNPVFRLYKKAIQLNHEFIADEAVVQECKDKRAYQYLLLSHVLQHQQNHLVSYSKYSLTKNRITMMNKTNNWPKTTIKVLLTVPFAIGIVSLLAMRPQQKSNSLIIETPTSIVSPQQDDKYLEE from the coding sequence ATGATAGCCTACTTGATCAAATCCACAATTAGCCTCTTAATCTTATACTTGGCCTATCATTTTCTACTGTCGAAGGAAAAGGCTTACCAATTCAACCGGTATTTTCTTCTAGGAAGTCTCATATTTTCATTGTCTGTTCCTTTCCTTCAGTCTCCTCTGAAGCCCTATACAAAACTTGTAAAAGTCACTCCTACTTTTGAAAGCCTTACAGCAGATGAATTGATGCCTGCTGACCCAATAGTCACCAATTCAACACCGATTTCTTTAGAATCAGAGGCTAAAAACATGGTGAGCCCAAAACAATCGCTATCAGTATGGACGATTCTCCTGGCCATTTATTCATTGATTTTAATTATTCTGGTTATCCGCATGGTGCTCAATCTGCATACCTTATTTTTAAGAGCAAAATCAGCCACTATCATCAACCAAGGGACTTATAAGGCGGTATTGAGTAAGGGAAAAGACCTTCCATTTACCTTTTTGAAATATGTTTTTCTAGAAAAATCACAGTTTCTAAATGGGCAAATCAATTCCCAATTACTTCTCCATGAAAAAATCCATGCCCACCAATGTCATAGCCTAGACATTCTTTTTATAGAAGTGCTTAAAATCATTTTTTGGTTCAACCCTGTATTTCGCCTTTATAAAAAAGCCATACAGCTCAACCATGAATTTATAGCTGACGAGGCAGTGGTTCAGGAATGTAAAGACAAAAGAGCTTATCAGTACCTCCTACTCTCCCATGTGCTACAACATCAGCAAAACCATTTGGTAAGCTATTCCAAATATTCATTGACCAAAAACCGTATAACCATGATGAACAAAACCAACAACTGGCCAAAGACCACGATAAAGGTCTTACTGACTGTTCCCTTTGCTATTGGAATCGTTTCATTGCTCGCTATGAGGCCACAGCAAAAAAGCAATTCTCTCATCATTGAAACACCTACTTCAATAGTCTCTCCACAACAGGATGATAAATATCTGGAAGAATAG
- a CDS encoding ABC transporter ATP-binding protein codes for MSKPQKERKVTIGHVFKTIIWPRKKQLFLGLFLIIISRLSGLVLPGASKYLIDDVIPNSNMQLLKWLVIAVAIAVAIQASTSFVLTQILSVEAQHLIAQLRAKVQQHIIRLPIRFFDNAKTGELVSRIMTDVEGVRNLVGTGLAQMVGGVLTSIICLGLLIYISPMMTLYVLVPVAIFGLISLKAFGKIRPIFRERGKINAQVTGRLTETLGGIRVIKGFNAEAQEVKTFEEGVMRLFMNIKSSLTTTSMVTSSATFLLGLASAGIMGIGGYMIMNESMTFGDFLAFTLYLGFMIAPIVQMSNIGSQLTEAFAGLDRTEEIMNIPLEEDEESRNIQLPRIHGDVEFDRVSFAYEEGKNVVKEVSFEAEAGTMTALVGTSGSGKTTIAGLVASFLNPASGTIKIDGQDLQQVSLSSFRSQLGVVLQDDFLFEGTIKENILFPRPDASEEQLMQAVHAAHVHEFTDRFEDGLDTLIGERGVKLSGGQKQRIAIARAILADPRILILDEATSNLDTESETLIQASLKELMKGRTTFVIAHRLSTIRQANQILVVEKGQIVERGRHEELMEKQGRYFDLYTYQARI; via the coding sequence AAAAACAATTGTTTCTAGGCCTTTTTTTGATCATCATCAGTAGGTTATCTGGTTTGGTTTTGCCAGGAGCCAGCAAATACCTGATTGATGATGTCATCCCCAATTCCAATATGCAATTGCTGAAATGGTTGGTGATAGCTGTGGCCATTGCCGTGGCCATACAGGCGAGTACTTCTTTTGTGCTGACACAGATCTTAAGTGTGGAAGCCCAGCATTTGATTGCCCAATTGAGGGCGAAGGTGCAGCAGCATATTATCCGATTGCCTATCCGCTTTTTTGACAATGCCAAAACCGGTGAGCTGGTATCAAGGATCATGACGGATGTCGAAGGGGTGAGGAATTTGGTAGGCACTGGTTTAGCCCAGATGGTTGGTGGCGTGCTTACCTCCATCATTTGCTTGGGCTTGTTGATTTATATCAGTCCCATGATGACCCTCTATGTATTAGTACCAGTGGCCATTTTTGGATTGATTTCATTGAAAGCTTTTGGAAAGATCAGGCCTATTTTCAGGGAGCGAGGAAAGATCAATGCCCAAGTGACCGGAAGGCTGACAGAAACCTTAGGTGGAATAAGGGTGATAAAAGGTTTCAATGCCGAGGCCCAAGAGGTCAAAACCTTCGAAGAAGGTGTAATGCGTTTGTTTATGAATATAAAATCAAGTTTGACCACTACCAGCATGGTGACCAGTTCTGCCACTTTTTTGCTTGGATTGGCCTCTGCTGGTATTATGGGAATCGGGGGCTATATGATCATGAATGAAAGCATGACTTTTGGGGATTTTCTGGCTTTTACCCTTTACTTGGGTTTTATGATAGCCCCGATTGTGCAGATGAGCAATATTGGCAGTCAGCTGACTGAAGCATTTGCAGGCTTGGACAGGACTGAGGAAATCATGAATATCCCTTTGGAAGAAGATGAAGAGAGTCGTAATATACAGCTACCCAGAATTCATGGTGATGTGGAATTTGACAGGGTGAGCTTTGCCTATGAAGAAGGAAAAAATGTGGTGAAAGAAGTGAGTTTTGAGGCAGAGGCCGGGACTATGACAGCTTTGGTAGGGACTTCAGGATCTGGAAAAACCACCATTGCAGGCTTGGTAGCCTCCTTTCTCAACCCTGCCAGTGGAACCATAAAAATAGATGGACAGGATTTGCAACAAGTAAGTCTTTCCAGTTTCAGGAGCCAATTAGGAGTGGTTTTGCAGGATGATTTCTTGTTTGAAGGCACCATCAAGGAAAATATATTATTCCCAAGACCTGATGCAAGTGAGGAACAGTTGATGCAGGCAGTTCATGCAGCTCATGTCCATGAATTTACCGATCGTTTTGAAGATGGCTTGGATACTTTGATAGGGGAGCGGGGAGTAAAACTGTCTGGAGGACAAAAGCAGCGGATTGCCATTGCCAGAGCGATATTGGCCGATCCAAGGATTTTGATTCTAGATGAGGCCACTTCTAATTTAGATACTGAAAGTGAGACATTGATCCAGGCCAGTTTGAAAGAACTGATGAAGGGAAGGACCACCTTTGTCATTGCGCACCGATTAAGTACTATCCGTCAGGCCAACCAAATTTTGGTGGTGGAAAAAGGCCAAATAGTAGAGCGCGGAAGGCATGAAGAACTCATGGAAAAACAAGGCAGGTATTTTGATTTATATACTTATCAGGCGAGAATATAG